The DNA segment CAGGTCTACCACATGGATATAGTCTCTTATCGCACTACCATCCGGTGTATCGTAGTCATTTCCATAAACGGTTATCGGGCCACGTTTACCAATTGCAGACTGGGTGATAAAAGGTACCAGGTTTTGAGGTACGCCAATAGGCAGCTCCCCGATCAAAGCCGTATGATGGGCGCCTACGGGGTTAAAATACCTTAAGGAAGTTACATTTAAGTCGGGCGTTACCGCACAGGTTTCCTGCAAAATCTCTTCTGCAATCTGTTTGGTATTGCCATAAGGTGATTCTGCTTTTTTTGTAGGCGCATCTTCTGTTACCGGCAAAACATCGGGCTGCCCATATACCGTACAGGAAGAAGAGAATACCAGGTTAACTTTACTGTTAAAGGCATTGATCAGGTTGATCAGTGAATAAAAATTATTCCTGTAATATTTCAATGGTTGCTGTACCGATTCACCAACGGCCTTAAAGGCAGCAAAATGAATTACACCGGTAATGTCGTTGTTTTTAGAAACAAAATCGGCAACCTTAGCTTCATCACAAAGGTCAAGCTCCACAAATTCCGGTTTGTTCCCCGTAATTGTTTCAATTTGCTGCAATATTTTAGGGTTGGAATTCGAGAAATCATCCACAATGATTACTTCATAGCCTGCATTGTATAATTCAACTACGGTATGCGAGCCAATAAAACCGGTTCCACCGGTTACTAGTATTTTAGACATGCTTATTATTAACGGTTATATCCTGTAAAATCTTTATGTTCTTTGTTTGTTAAAGCTTCCTGGGGCAGGGATTTAAAATACTCATAAGTAATTTTTAACCCTTCGGCACGGCTTACTTTCGGTTCCCAGCCCAGTATCGCTCTGGCCTTGGTAATGTCGGGCCGCCTTTGCTTAGGATCGTCTACCGGCAGGTCTTTCAATACCAGTTTCTGGCTTGTACCGGTAAGTTTGATGATCTCTTCTCCAAATTGCCTGATGGTGATCTCATCCGGGTTGCCAATGTTCACCGGAAGGGCATAATCACTCAGCAATAGCCTGTAAATACCTTCTATCAGGTCATCCACATAGCAAAATGAGCGGGTCTGCGAGCCATCCCCAAATACGGTCAGGTCTTCTCCGCGCAGGGCC comes from the Pedobacter heparinus DSM 2366 genome and includes:
- the galE gene encoding UDP-glucose 4-epimerase GalE, whose protein sequence is MSKILVTGGTGFIGSHTVVELYNAGYEVIIVDDFSNSNPKILQQIETITGNKPEFVELDLCDEAKVADFVSKNNDITGVIHFAAFKAVGESVQQPLKYYRNNFYSLINLINAFNSKVNLVFSSSCTVYGQPDVLPVTEDAPTKKAESPYGNTKQIAEEILQETCAVTPDLNVTSLRYFNPVGAHHTALIGELPIGVPQNLVPFITQSAIGKRGPITVYGNDYDTPDGSAIRDYIHVVDLAKAHVAAIKRLESNKAATNYEVFNLGTGKGSSVLEIIAAFEKSTGVKLNYTIGARREGDIEKVWGDVTKSAKDLGWKAELDVNEMMSSAWKWEKYLQDNPF